The Mesorhizobium loti genome includes a region encoding these proteins:
- a CDS encoding undecaprenyl-phosphate glucose phosphotransferase has translation MNEIDPARRFSPEAVRKFDGPADGDTPSGMNDVARQVASQYRRDTMSPIMVSGVLRMVEFGLLLLSGLVVYFHFVGFFNYLAWQYPLTIAAASFLAVVLLDVTDCYQIVALMRPIANFSRILLAWAGAFALMALTAFAMKMSEDYSRLLFGTWFVTGFVLIFGLRLVMSKLIRAWARDGRMERRAVIVGGGKAAEILIRSVEKQPYNDIRICGIFDDRGDKRSPPIVAGYPKLGTISELIEFARIARIDMLIVSLPLTAESRVLQLLKKLWVLPVDIRLSAHSNALQFRPRAYSYIGAVPMLDIFDKPINDWDSVAKRAFDIIFSLIGIVVFSPVMLATAIAIKLDSKGPVLFHQKRHGFNNEIIEVYKFRSMYTDKADPTAKQTVTKNDPRVTRVGRFIRKTSIDELPQFFNSLLGSLSLVGPRPHAIAAQSHNLLYNEVVDGYFARHKVKPGVTGWAQINGWRGEMDTNEKIRMRTEYDLYYIENWSLLFDLRILFLTPLRLLNTENAY, from the coding sequence ATGAACGAGATCGACCCAGCGCGCCGCTTTTCACCAGAGGCGGTGCGTAAATTCGACGGCCCGGCCGATGGCGACACGCCAAGCGGCATGAACGATGTCGCCCGCCAGGTCGCCTCGCAGTACCGGCGCGATACCATGTCGCCGATCATGGTCAGCGGCGTGCTGCGCATGGTCGAATTCGGGTTGTTGCTGTTGTCCGGCCTCGTCGTCTATTTCCATTTTGTCGGGTTCTTCAACTATCTCGCCTGGCAATATCCGCTGACGATCGCGGCCGCGTCGTTCCTTGCCGTGGTGCTGCTCGACGTCACCGACTGCTACCAGATCGTCGCCTTGATGCGGCCCATCGCCAATTTCAGCCGCATCCTGCTGGCCTGGGCTGGCGCCTTCGCGCTGATGGCGCTGACCGCGTTCGCCATGAAGATGTCGGAAGACTATTCGCGCCTTTTGTTCGGCACCTGGTTCGTCACCGGCTTCGTTCTCATCTTCGGCCTCAGGCTGGTGATGTCGAAGCTGATCCGGGCCTGGGCGCGCGATGGCCGCATGGAGCGGCGCGCCGTCATCGTCGGCGGCGGCAAGGCGGCGGAAATCCTGATCCGCTCGGTCGAAAAACAACCCTACAATGATATCCGCATTTGCGGCATCTTCGACGATCGCGGCGACAAGCGCTCGCCGCCCATCGTCGCCGGCTATCCCAAGCTCGGCACCATTTCGGAACTGATCGAGTTCGCCCGCATCGCCCGCATCGACATGCTGATCGTGTCGCTGCCGCTGACCGCCGAATCGCGCGTGCTGCAGTTGCTGAAGAAGCTGTGGGTGTTGCCGGTCGACATCCGGCTGTCGGCGCATTCCAACGCACTGCAGTTTCGCCCGCGCGCCTATTCCTACATCGGCGCGGTGCCGATGCTCGACATTTTCGACAAGCCGATCAACGACTGGGATTCGGTCGCCAAGCGCGCTTTCGACATCATCTTCAGTCTGATCGGCATCGTCGTGTTCTCACCGGTGATGCTGGCGACCGCCATCGCCATCAAGCTCGACAGCAAGGGGCCGGTGCTGTTCCATCAGAAGCGGCACGGGTTCAACAATGAGATCATCGAAGTCTACAAGTTCCGTTCGATGTATACGGACAAGGCCGATCCGACCGCCAAGCAGACGGTGACCAAGAACGATCCGCGCGTCACCCGCGTCGGCCGCTTCATCCGCAAGACCTCGATCGACGAGCTGCCGCAGTTCTTCAACTCGCTCCTCGGTTCGCTGTCGCTGGTCGGTCCGCGCCCGCATGCCATCGCCGCGCAATCGCACAATTTGCTCTACAACGAAGTGGTCGACGGCTATTTCGCCCGCCACAAGGTCAAGCCCGGCGTCACCGGCTGGGCGCAGATCAATGGCTGGCGCGGCGAGATGGACACCAATGAAAAGATCCGCATGCGCACGGAGTATGACCTCTATTACATCGAGAACTGGTCGCTGCTGTTCGACTTGCGGATCCTGTTCCTGACGCCGCTCCGGCTCTTGAACACGGAAAACGCCTATTGA
- a CDS encoding O-antigen ligase family protein → MSAISHDVPRAAVNAKLIALISSGAVFLGILLSGFVISEPAPYELYMAGLIAIWALFGLRISRAATPLLVLLVTMNIGGMISMTQMADLANTPLYLAVSLFLAFSAVFFASITAVRPNLYRLIFIAYVVSAVATSLLGIAGYFHAFPGAEMFTKYDRAAGAFQDPNVFGPFLVLPGIYLLYLLLTGPVTRMPLLAVPLLIIAAGIFFSFSRGAWGMFAVSAVLLTGCLFLQSASGKFRLRVVVMTIAALALLVVAMIVILQLPGVSEMFSNRAHLEQSYDTARLGRFARYGIGFQMAMEHPFGIGPLVFGTIFGEDTHDIWLKMLMDYGWLGFVSFLTLVAWTMAAGFRILLRDRPWQPYLLCAYVAFIGNIGLGTFIDIDHWRHVYLLLGLIWGAIALEYRHQRLLRPAPVQAQGEGRRDLKFG, encoded by the coding sequence TTGAGCGCCATCAGCCATGATGTGCCGCGCGCGGCGGTCAACGCCAAGCTGATCGCGCTGATTTCCTCGGGCGCGGTCTTCCTCGGCATTCTGCTGTCCGGCTTCGTCATCAGCGAGCCGGCACCCTATGAACTCTACATGGCCGGGCTGATCGCCATCTGGGCGCTTTTCGGCTTGCGGATTTCCCGCGCGGCAACGCCGCTCCTGGTGCTGCTGGTGACGATGAACATTGGCGGCATGATCTCCATGACGCAGATGGCAGACCTCGCCAACACGCCGCTCTATCTCGCCGTATCGCTGTTTCTCGCCTTCAGCGCGGTGTTCTTCGCATCGATCACCGCTGTGCGGCCAAACCTCTACCGACTGATCTTCATTGCCTATGTGGTTTCTGCCGTGGCGACCTCGCTGCTTGGCATTGCAGGCTATTTCCACGCCTTTCCGGGCGCGGAGATGTTCACCAAATACGACCGAGCCGCCGGCGCCTTCCAGGACCCGAACGTGTTCGGACCGTTCCTGGTGCTGCCCGGCATCTATCTGCTCTATCTGCTTTTGACCGGACCGGTGACGCGCATGCCGCTGCTGGCGGTTCCGCTGCTGATCATCGCCGCCGGCATCTTCTTCTCCTTCTCGCGCGGCGCCTGGGGCATGTTCGCGGTCTCGGCGGTCCTGCTCACCGGCTGCCTGTTCCTGCAAAGCGCCAGCGGAAAATTCCGGCTGCGCGTGGTGGTGATGACGATCGCGGCGCTGGCGCTGCTGGTCGTCGCCATGATCGTCATCCTGCAACTGCCGGGCGTGTCGGAGATGTTTTCCAACCGCGCCCATCTCGAGCAGAGCTACGATACCGCCCGCCTCGGCCGCTTCGCCCGCTACGGCATCGGCTTCCAGATGGCGATGGAGCATCCGTTCGGCATCGGCCCGCTGGTCTTCGGCACGATCTTTGGTGAAGACACCCACGACATCTGGCTGAAGATGCTGATGGACTATGGCTGGCTCGGCTTCGTGTCGTTCCTGACCCTCGTCGCCTGGACGATGGCAGCCGGATTCCGCATCCTGCTGCGCGACCGGCCGTGGCAGCCCTATCTCCTGTGCGCCTATGTCGCCTTCATAGGCAATATCGGGCTCGGCACCTTCATCGACATCGACCACTGGCGCCATGTCTACCTGCTGCTCGGCCTGATCTGGGGCGCCATCGCGCTGGAATACAGGCACCAGCGGCTGTTGCGGCCTGCCCCGGTTCAAGCCCAAGGTGAAGGCCGACGCGATTTGAAATTTGGCTGA
- a CDS encoding carbonic anhydrase, with protein sequence MCINCDGEGFGRRDFLKLGAGFLAIGLAGASRSARAAESVAPGLSPDAALAALKSGNELYVSHPELCSIDLAAQRNAVAGHQAPWATIISCADSRVPPELIFGGHGVGELFVARNAGNLVDTATLGTVEYGAVVLGSPLIVVLAHTSCGAVKAACDVVTKNATYPGAIGPMIEPILPAAISARSEAGDFVDNTARESARRTARRLTASSKVLAGLVGSQKLKIVAAIYDLQTGAVTYID encoded by the coding sequence GTGTGCATCAATTGCGACGGTGAAGGGTTTGGCCGGAGGGATTTCCTCAAGCTCGGCGCGGGGTTCCTTGCGATCGGTCTTGCCGGAGCGTCGCGGTCGGCGCGCGCGGCAGAGAGTGTTGCGCCGGGACTGTCGCCCGATGCAGCGCTCGCCGCGCTGAAATCCGGCAATGAGCTCTATGTCAGCCATCCGGAACTCTGCTCGATCGACCTTGCCGCGCAGCGGAACGCCGTCGCCGGGCACCAGGCACCATGGGCCACGATCATCAGTTGCGCCGATAGTCGCGTTCCGCCGGAGCTGATCTTCGGCGGCCATGGCGTTGGGGAACTGTTCGTCGCCCGCAATGCCGGCAATCTCGTCGACACCGCGACACTTGGCACTGTCGAATACGGCGCGGTGGTTCTCGGTTCTCCCTTGATCGTCGTCCTGGCACACACAAGCTGCGGCGCCGTCAAGGCGGCGTGCGACGTGGTCACGAAGAACGCGACCTATCCTGGCGCCATCGGCCCGATGATCGAACCGATCCTGCCCGCGGCGATCTCGGCGCGGAGCGAAGCGGGCGATTTCGTCGACAACACGGCTAGGGAGAGCGCACGCAGGACCGCGAGGCGTCTGACAGCGTCGAGCAAGGTATTGGCTGGTCTCGTCGGGTCGCAGAAGCTGAAGATCGTCGCGGCGATCTATGATCTCCAGACGGGTGCGGTGACCTACATCGACTGA
- a CDS encoding DUF433 domain-containing protein produces MDDNNVIGAFSEEDAARLTGLSVGQLQLWDRSAFLKPSYAPDNRHLPYSRVYSFRDIVSLRVLGQLRNTYNVPMQHLRKVSHTLAHLGDAKWTATTLYVLGRRVVFTDPRTNERKEVVSGQRVFDIPLRIAISDTRKAIQDLNVRGAKETGNIVRAKFVMQNEPVFDRTRIPVAAVQRYLAAGYSADAIIKEFPLLTVEDIIAAQKFTTPASAA; encoded by the coding sequence ATGGACGACAACAACGTCATCGGCGCGTTCAGCGAGGAAGACGCCGCTCGACTCACCGGCCTGTCAGTTGGGCAACTCCAACTTTGGGACCGCTCAGCTTTCTTAAAACCCAGCTATGCTCCCGATAATAGGCACCTTCCCTACAGCCGGGTATATTCGTTTCGGGATATCGTATCGTTGCGGGTCCTGGGACAGCTCCGCAATACCTACAACGTTCCCATGCAGCACTTGCGGAAAGTGTCTCACACGCTGGCTCACCTCGGTGATGCCAAGTGGACTGCCACCACTTTGTATGTTCTGGGAAGACGAGTTGTCTTCACCGATCCGCGGACAAACGAGCGCAAGGAAGTGGTCAGTGGCCAGCGTGTCTTTGATATCCCCTTGAGGATCGCAATCTCCGATACTCGGAAGGCCATTCAAGACCTCAATGTTCGTGGCGCCAAAGAGACGGGAAACATCGTACGGGCGAAGTTCGTTATGCAGAACGAGCCTGTATTCGATAGAACCCGAATTCCTGTTGCGGCGGTACAGAGATATTTGGCGGCGGGCTATTCTGCTGATGCCATTATCAAGGAATTTCCGTTGCTAACGGTAGAGGACATCATTGCAGCTCAGAAATTCACCACTCCGGCCAGCGCAGCCTAG
- a CDS encoding DUF5615 family PIN-like protein has product MTDVNVPDSVGDFLSSKGHDVARVRDFMATDSPDPVVAQAAMEARRILVSWDKDFNHQRFLAPRYESLSRVGFSCPEPEGVTRLKEVLDLFEFAIKRARGKPVTIRIARDKLQVKC; this is encoded by the coding sequence ATGACCGATGTGAATGTGCCGGATTCAGTAGGGGATTTTTTATCAAGCAAGGGGCACGATGTTGCGAGGGTCCGCGATTTTATGGCCACGGACTCCCCAGATCCTGTCGTTGCTCAAGCTGCGATGGAGGCCAGACGCATCCTAGTCAGCTGGGATAAGGATTTTAATCATCAGCGGTTCTTGGCGCCTCGCTATGAGAGCCTCAGCCGCGTCGGGTTTTCATGCCCGGAACCAGAAGGCGTCACACGTTTGAAGGAAGTGCTCGATCTGTTTGAATTTGCAATCAAGCGGGCGAGAGGCAAACCAGTCACTATTCGGATCGCACGTGACAAACTGCAGGTGAAATGCTGA
- a CDS encoding YbaK/EbsC family protein, with amino-acid sequence MSLDSVRAFFAAHAPDIDVIVTQASSATVALAAEAHGVLPAQIAKTICLRVGDRTMLVVTSGIARLDNRKFKDQFGGKPRMLDAAEVVEATSHPVGGVCPFGLPAPLPVYCDVSLREFEEVVPAAGATNAAMRIAPQRVVELTGAEWVDVCQG; translated from the coding sequence ATGAGCCTGGACTCCGTTCGTGCCTTCTTCGCCGCCCACGCACCCGACATCGACGTCATCGTCACGCAGGCGAGCTCGGCGACCGTGGCCTTGGCGGCTGAGGCGCATGGCGTGCTGCCGGCGCAGATCGCCAAGACGATCTGCCTGCGCGTCGGCGACCGCACCATGCTGGTGGTGACCAGCGGCATCGCCAGGCTGGACAACCGCAAGTTCAAGGACCAGTTCGGCGGCAAGCCGCGCATGCTCGACGCCGCGGAGGTTGTCGAAGCGACCAGCCACCCGGTCGGCGGTGTCTGCCCGTTCGGCCTGCCGGCGCCGCTGCCGGTCTATTGCGACGTATCGCTGCGTGAATTCGAAGAGGTGGTGCCTGCGGCCGGCGCCACCAATGCTGCGATGCGGATTGCGCCACAGAGGGTGGTTGAGCTTACCGGCGCTGAGTGGGTGGATGTGTGCCAGGGGTAA
- a CDS encoding helix-turn-helix transcriptional regulator yields MPHNAKSETLSEPATNGSGPDYSTLRAMRETRGYSVEKLSLTCGLAVDEIEDIENGRVTDPSKLRRIVSALRLPQEALITPAAPTPAAQGRSLA; encoded by the coding sequence ATGCCCCATAATGCGAAAAGCGAAACCCTCTCCGAACCGGCAACCAACGGGAGCGGGCCTGATTACAGCACCCTCAGAGCGATGCGGGAGACCCGCGGCTACAGCGTGGAGAAGCTCTCCCTGACATGCGGTCTGGCGGTCGACGAGATTGAGGATATCGAGAACGGCAGAGTGACGGATCCGTCGAAGCTGCGTCGTATTGTGTCCGCGCTTCGACTTCCCCAGGAGGCCCTGATCACCCCGGCGGCGCCGACGCCGGCGGCGCAAGGTCGATCCCTGGCATAG
- a CDS encoding IS66 family transposase, with product MVLPGLALPDDVDALKAMILSMAREQAASEARIAVADARIAASEAEVARLKAVEKSASERIANLTSILKVLQRTQHGTRSERLRLAIDDEQASFAFEEVETGLSEIRSELDRAVGNKPKRAPRPRKGFAAHLERIEEVVEPEIPADCEGLEKVLIGEDRSERLDVVPPKFQVIVTRRPKYAFRGRDGVVQALAPAHIIESGLPTERLLAYIAVSKYADGLPLYRQEAIYLRDGVEISRSLMAQWMGHLGFELQMLADYILERIKEGERVFADETTLPTLAPGSGKTTKAWLWAYARDDRPYGGTSPPMVAYRFEDSRGADCVARHLAGFSGILQVDGYSAYTNLVKARAKAGSNETIRLAGCWAHLRRKFYDLHISGVSQAATDSIIAMTELWKVEDEVRGKDAGSRAALRQEKSVAIVASLFDLWEAELGKVSGKSKTAEAIRYALTRREALERFLMDGRIEIDSNIVERAIRPQTITRKNSLFAGSHGGGRTWATVATLLQTCKMNSVDPLDWLSQTLTRIAQGWPASEIEMLMPWNFRPDVIG from the coding sequence ATGGTTCTACCGGGTCTTGCCCTTCCCGACGACGTTGATGCGCTGAAGGCGATGATCCTTTCCATGGCTCGCGAGCAGGCTGCAAGCGAGGCCCGGATCGCAGTCGCCGACGCTCGGATCGCAGCATCTGAGGCGGAGGTCGCCCGGCTGAAAGCTGTCGAGAAAAGCGCCAGCGAGCGGATCGCCAATCTCACGTCAATCCTGAAAGTTTTACAGCGCACGCAACATGGCACGCGTTCCGAGCGGCTACGCCTGGCCATCGACGACGAGCAGGCCTCCTTTGCCTTCGAAGAGGTCGAGACCGGCCTTTCGGAAATCCGGAGCGAACTCGACCGCGCGGTCGGGAACAAGCCGAAGCGCGCCCCGCGTCCGCGCAAGGGCTTTGCTGCCCACCTCGAACGCATCGAGGAGGTCGTCGAGCCGGAAATCCCGGCCGACTGCGAGGGGCTTGAAAAGGTTCTGATCGGCGAGGATCGATCCGAGCGGCTGGACGTCGTGCCGCCGAAGTTCCAGGTCATCGTCACGCGCCGTCCCAAATACGCCTTCCGGGGCCGTGACGGCGTGGTCCAGGCTCTGGCGCCGGCGCACATCATCGAAAGCGGCCTGCCGACGGAGCGGCTGCTCGCCTATATCGCCGTCTCCAAATACGCCGACGGCCTCCCGCTTTATCGGCAGGAGGCGATCTATCTGCGCGACGGCGTCGAGATCAGCCGGTCGTTGATGGCGCAATGGATGGGGCATCTGGGCTTCGAGCTGCAGATGCTTGCTGATTACATACTGGAGCGCATCAAGGAGGGCGAAAGGGTCTTCGCCGACGAGACGACCTTGCCCACCCTTGCCCCTGGTTCCGGGAAAACCACGAAAGCCTGGTTGTGGGCCTACGCACGGGATGACCGACCCTATGGCGGAACCAGTCCGCCAATGGTTGCCTATCGTTTTGAAGACAGCAGAGGTGCGGATTGCGTGGCGCGCCACCTCGCCGGATTCAGCGGTATCCTGCAAGTGGATGGCTACTCGGCCTATACCAACCTGGTCAAGGCACGGGCCAAAGCCGGCAGCAATGAAACAATCCGGCTCGCCGGGTGCTGGGCTCACCTGCGGCGCAAATTCTACGACCTGCACATCAGCGGGGTCTCGCAGGCCGCGACGGATTCGATCATCGCCATGACCGAATTGTGGAAGGTCGAGGACGAGGTTCGCGGCAAGGATGCCGGAAGCCGCGCCGCGCTGCGTCAGGAAAAGTCCGTGGCCATTGTCGCGAGCCTCTTCGATCTATGGGAAGCGGAACTGGGCAAGGTCTCCGGAAAATCCAAGACCGCCGAGGCGATCCGCTACGCGCTCACCCGGCGGGAGGCGCTGGAACGCTTTCTGATGGACGGTCGCATCGAAATCGACTCCAATATCGTCGAGCGTGCAATCAGGCCCCAGACGATCACGCGAAAGAATAGTCTATTCGCCGGCAGCCACGGCGGTGGACGAACCTGGGCGACGGTAGCCACCTTGCTGCAAACCTGCAAAATGAACAGCGTCGATCCGCTCGACTGGCTCTCGCAGACCTTGACCCGCATCGCTCAAGGCTGGCCGGCATCCGAAATCGAAATGCTCATGCCTTGGAACTTTAGGCCTGACGTTATCGGCTGA
- the tnpB gene encoding IS66 family insertion sequence element accessory protein TnpB, which yields MIASGVVVYVSCQPVDFRKGAASLMALVRDGGLDPFSGALHVFRSKRADRVRIVWWDGSGVCLYSKTLEDHSFCWPGISAARMRLDHAQLMALLAGLDWKKIRPARVRRPLSTG from the coding sequence ATGATCGCTTCCGGTGTGGTGGTTTACGTGTCGTGCCAGCCGGTCGACTTCCGCAAGGGCGCGGCATCTTTGATGGCGCTGGTCAGGGATGGCGGCCTGGACCCATTCTCGGGGGCACTTCACGTATTCCGTTCGAAGCGTGCGGACCGGGTTCGCATCGTGTGGTGGGACGGCAGCGGGGTTTGTCTTTATTCGAAGACTCTGGAAGATCACAGCTTCTGCTGGCCGGGGATATCGGCCGCGCGCATGCGTCTCGACCACGCCCAGTTGATGGCGCTTCTGGCCGGACTGGACTGGAAAAAGATTCGTCCGGCCAGGGTCAGGCGGCCGTTATCGACGGGCTGA
- a CDS encoding transposase yields the protein MSDSMSHHRTFEILTAEPVPSRRKPRHRSDEEKARLVAEAFSPGGNVSAVARSEGLDPSQLYAWRRKALSSGMVAPLTEGASKPAKFTRFEAVGSDTVEIVIGDAVVRAGGDVDPDRLARIIRAVRKA from the coding sequence ATGAGCGACAGTATGAGCCATCATCGAACATTCGAGATTTTGACGGCGGAGCCTGTGCCGTCCCGACGCAAGCCGCGCCATCGGTCGGACGAAGAGAAGGCACGGCTTGTCGCCGAAGCGTTCTCGCCAGGGGGCAATGTCTCGGCGGTTGCGCGTTCCGAGGGGCTGGACCCCTCGCAGCTCTATGCGTGGCGCCGCAAGGCGCTTTCGTCGGGCATGGTTGCGCCACTGACGGAGGGAGCGAGCAAGCCGGCGAAGTTCACGCGCTTTGAAGCGGTGGGCAGCGACACGGTGGAAATCGTCATTGGCGACGCAGTGGTGCGCGCCGGCGGCGATGTCGATCCCGATCGCCTGGCGAGGATCATCCGCGCGGTTCGTAAGGCATGA
- a CDS encoding MerR family transcriptional regulator: MDKSPDAFRTISEVAEDLDLPQHVLRFWETRFNQIKPMKRGGGRRYYRPQDVELIKGIRHMLYDQGYTIKGVQKLLRENGNHFLVAIGNGDMAAVEAISQRRQADQVPLTPAAQPRGMDDELVGQPRVKPSRRFFGLGKSDEDGPVQPDASKLSRDNRALLQEALFDLLECKRLLDQVR, from the coding sequence ATGGACAAGAGCCCCGACGCCTTTCGTACCATCAGCGAGGTCGCCGAAGATCTCGACCTGCCGCAGCATGTGCTGCGCTTCTGGGAAACGCGTTTCAACCAGATCAAGCCGATGAAGCGCGGCGGTGGCCGTCGTTACTACCGGCCGCAGGATGTCGAGCTGATCAAGGGCATCCGCCACATGCTCTACGACCAGGGCTACACCATCAAGGGCGTGCAGAAGCTGTTGCGCGAGAACGGCAATCATTTCCTGGTCGCCATCGGCAATGGCGACATGGCCGCCGTCGAGGCGATCTCGCAGCGCAGGCAGGCCGATCAGGTGCCACTGACGCCGGCTGCCCAGCCGCGCGGCATGGACGACGAACTGGTTGGCCAGCCGCGGGTCAAGCCAAGCCGCCGCTTTTTCGGCTTGGGCAAGAGCGACGAGGACGGTCCGGTGCAGCCGGATGCATCGAAACTCTCGCGCGACAATCGGGCCTTGCTGCAGGAGGCGCTGTTCGACCTCCTGGAATGCAAGCGCCTGCTTGACCAGGTGCGCTAA
- a CDS encoding integration host factor subunit alpha, with product MGGKTLTRADLAEAVYRKVGLSRTESAELVEAVLDEICEAIVRGETVKLSSFATFHVRSKNERIGRNPKTGEEVPILPRRVMTFKSSNVLKSRILRSHQSGKAKSGK from the coding sequence ATGGGGGGAAAGACACTTACGCGCGCCGACCTTGCCGAGGCAGTTTACCGCAAGGTCGGCCTGTCGCGCACTGAATCGGCCGAACTCGTCGAAGCGGTGCTGGACGAAATCTGTGAAGCGATCGTCCGCGGCGAGACGGTGAAGCTGTCGTCCTTCGCGACATTCCACGTCCGCTCCAAGAACGAGCGCATCGGCCGCAACCCCAAGACCGGCGAAGAAGTGCCGATCCTGCCGCGCCGGGTGATGACCTTCAAGTCGTCGAACGTGCTGAAGAGCCGTATCCTGCGCTCCCACCAAAGCGGCAAGGCCAAAAGCGGCAAGTAG
- a CDS encoding ketoacyl-ACP synthase III: MIRSVVRGTGAALPRRIMKNADFEGMVETSDEWIAQRTGIRQRHIAADDETTASLGEAAARAALANAGLTPADIDLIVLATSTPNNTFPATAVEIQNRLGMHHGFAFDMQAVCSGFVYAVATADLYIRGGQAKRVLVIGSETFSRILDWSDRSTCVLFGDGAGALILEAGEGAGTIADHGVLAASLRSDGTHKDKLFVDGGPSTTGTVGHLRMEGREVFKHAVGMITDVIEATFSQAGISADDLDWFVPHQANKRIIDASAKKLGIAEQKVVVTVDLHGNTSAASVPLALSVAVADGRIKKGDLVLLEAMGGGFTWGAVLVRW; encoded by the coding sequence TTGATCAGATCAGTCGTGCGCGGCACGGGCGCCGCGCTGCCCCGCCGAATCATGAAGAATGCCGATTTCGAAGGCATGGTCGAAACCTCCGACGAGTGGATCGCCCAGCGCACCGGCATTCGCCAGCGCCATATCGCAGCTGATGACGAGACGACGGCTTCGCTGGGAGAGGCGGCGGCGCGTGCCGCCCTTGCCAATGCGGGTCTTACGCCGGCCGACATCGATCTGATCGTGCTGGCGACCTCGACGCCCAACAACACATTTCCAGCCACGGCTGTCGAGATCCAGAACCGGCTCGGCATGCATCACGGCTTTGCCTTCGACATGCAGGCGGTCTGCTCGGGCTTTGTCTATGCGGTAGCCACCGCCGATCTCTACATCCGGGGCGGCCAGGCCAAACGGGTCCTGGTGATCGGCTCGGAAACATTCTCGCGCATCCTCGACTGGAGCGACCGCTCGACCTGTGTGCTGTTCGGCGACGGCGCCGGCGCCTTGATCCTGGAAGCAGGCGAGGGCGCTGGCACGATCGCCGACCATGGCGTCCTGGCGGCCAGCCTGCGCTCCGACGGAACCCACAAGGACAAGCTTTTCGTCGATGGCGGGCCGTCGACCACGGGCACCGTCGGCCACCTGCGGATGGAGGGCCGCGAAGTCTTCAAGCATGCGGTCGGCATGATCACCGACGTCATCGAGGCGACGTTCTCGCAAGCCGGCATATCGGCCGATGATCTCGACTGGTTCGTGCCGCACCAGGCCAATAAACGAATTATTGACGCTTCCGCCAAGAAGCTCGGGATAGCTGAGCAAAAGGTGGTGGTTACGGTCGATTTGCACGGTAACACCTCGGCAGCTTCCGTGCCGCTGGCGCTTTCGGTGGCCGTCGCCGACGGCCGCATCAAGAAGGGCGATCTCGTCCTCCTGGAAGCGATGGGTGGCGGCTTCACCTGGGGCGCTGTTCTGGTTCGCTGGTAA